The following nucleotide sequence is from Candidatus Binatia bacterium.
AGTTGTCATCAACCCCCGCTTGCAGCAGGATGTAGTGGCACTGTCCTCCGGCTCGGGCTGCTAGGAATGCGGTGAGCGTTGCTAAGAACAGGCCCAGCATTCCGAAAGCTCGCGCAATCTGCCCGAGATCCCTATGGCCTCTGTAGAAGCGCATCATGCCCCCCTTTCGCCTTTGGCGTCTAGGAAGTTCGTTTTGTTTAGCCTAGGTACTAGGGACGAGTTTGGGACGATGTCAAGGGGTGCTGGGGTGCTGGGACCAACAGGGTGCTGGCCGCGGGTTGACTAGCGGGCCACTCCCGCTATAGCTGGAATCAGCCCATGCCCGATTCGTATGACTTTCCGCCGCGCCGGGAGCCTGAGGATCCGCTGAAGGAGATCCAGAAGATCTTCGATCAGGTGCGCGCGCGCTTCGCCGCTCGCGGGCCGTCGCGCGTCAATCCGTGGCTGATCATGGTGATTGTGCTGCTGCTGTATGCGTTCAGTGGCGTCTACATCGTCGCGCCCGACGAGCGCGGCATCGTGCTGCGCTTTGGGCGCGTGGTGCGCGAGGCCGATCCCGGCCCCGGCTACCACCTGCCGTGGCCGTTCGAACAGGTGATCAAGCCGGCGGTGACACAAATTCGCAAGGCGGAGTTCGGTTTCCGCACGGTGGCGATCGGCCCGCCGGCGCGCTATCACGACGTCGATCCGGAAGCGCTGATGCTCACCGGCGATGAAAACATCGTCAAGCTGCAGTTCATCGTGCAATTCAAAGTGAAGACCGGTCCGACCGGCGCCACGGACTTCTTGTTCAACGTGCGCGACCAGGAAGACACCGTGCGTGACGCGGCGGAAGCGGCGATGCGCGAAGTCCTCGGCCGCAACAACATCGACAATGCCCTCACCGAAGGCAAAGAGCAGGTGCAGCAAGACGCCCAAGCCCTGCTGCAACACATCCTCGATCAATACCAGGTCGGCCTCGAAGTGGTGACGGTGAAGCTGCAAGATGTGGGTCCGCCGGATAAGGTGTCCGACGCCTTCAAGGACGTGATCAGCGCGCAGCAGGACAAAGAGCGGCTCATCAACGAAGCGCGCGGCTACGCCAACGACGTGGTGCCCAAGGCGCGCGGGCAGGCGGCGCAGTTGCTGAATGAAGCCGAAGCCTACAGCGCGGCGAAGGTCCAAGACGCCACCGGCGCGGCGCAGCGCTTCAGCGCGCTGCAGCAGGAATACGAGAAGGCGAGGGACGTGACGCGGCTGCGTTTGTACCTTGAGACCATGGAGCAAGTCTTGCCGCGCATGAACAAGATCATCCTCGACGACGTCGCCGGCAAGCAGGTCGTGCCCTATCTGCCGCTCGATCAAGTGATCAAACCGAAGCCCGCGGAGGCACCGAAGCCGTGATGGACCGGCGCTGGATTCCTATTCTCCTGCTGTTTGCCGTGCTCGTGGTCGGGTGGAATCTCGTCGCCTACACGGTGCCCCAGTGGCAGCAGGCGATCGTGGTGCAACTCGGCGAGCCGGTGCGTACCGTGCAAGAGCCCGGTCTCTACTTCAAGCTGCCGTTGATTCAGAACGTGCTCTACTTCGACAAGCGCTTGCTCGCCTACGATGCCGCGCCACGGGAGATTCTCACCAAAGACAAGCAGCAACTCATGATCGATAACTTCTCGCGCTGGCGCATCCGGGACCCATTGCAGTTCTATCGCACCGTGCGCGACGAAGCCGGTGGGCAGTCGCGGCTCGACGACGTGATCTATTCGATCGTGCGCGAAAACCTCGGACGGCATACGCTGCGCGAGATCGTCAACGAAAAGCGCAGTGAAGTGATGGCCGAGGTCACGAAAGAAAGCGACGCCAAAGCACGCGACTACGGCATCGAGGTGGCCGACGTGCGCATCAAACGCGCCGACCTGCC
It contains:
- the hflK gene encoding FtsH protease activity modulator HflK; protein product: MPDSYDFPPRREPEDPLKEIQKIFDQVRARFAARGPSRVNPWLIMVIVLLLYAFSGVYIVAPDERGIVLRFGRVVREADPGPGYHLPWPFEQVIKPAVTQIRKAEFGFRTVAIGPPARYHDVDPEALMLTGDENIVKLQFIVQFKVKTGPTGATDFLFNVRDQEDTVRDAAEAAMREVLGRNNIDNALTEGKEQVQQDAQALLQHILDQYQVGLEVVTVKLQDVGPPDKVSDAFKDVISAQQDKERLINEARGYANDVVPKARGQAAQLLNEAEAYSAAKVQDATGAAQRFSALQQEYEKARDVTRLRLYLETMEQVLPRMNKIILDDVAGKQVVPYLPLDQVIKPKPAEAPKP
- the hflC gene encoding protease modulator HflC, yielding MDRRWIPILLLFAVLVVGWNLVAYTVPQWQQAIVVQLGEPVRTVQEPGLYFKLPLIQNVLYFDKRLLAYDAAPREILTKDKQQLMIDNFSRWRIRDPLQFYRTVRDEAGGQSRLDDVIYSIVRENLGRHTLREIVNEKRSEVMAEVTKESDAKARDYGIEVADVRIKRADLPEKNELNVFNRMRTERERLAKKFRAEGDEEARKIRSESDKQVQILTAEARKQADITRGQGDALAVKIFADAYGRDLEFYQLVRTLEAYRNSITEGTTLILSPNSEFFRYLKQLDRPKDR